A genomic window from Prunus persica cultivar Lovell chromosome G2, Prunus_persica_NCBIv2, whole genome shotgun sequence includes:
- the LOC18786958 gene encoding endoglucanase 14, producing the protein MASSKVFGLLCMSVFLLTHNSVLASFDYGDALTKSLLYYEAQRSGKLPPNQRVQWRGDSGLKDGSDAGVDLVGGYYDAGDNVKFGFPMAFTITMLSWSTIEFGSKLEAKSELSNALDAIKWGTDYLIKAHAAPNVLYGEIGDGDSDHECWQRPEDMTTPRTTFKIDEQHPGADLAGETAAALAAASIAFKDKDSKYASELLTHAKELFEFARDHSGVYQNSINVAGKFYSSSGYEDELLWAAAWLHRATDEKTYLDYLGQAGNTGGARTVFSWDDKFIGAQVLVAKLVLEGKVESSGTWSQYKSQAEQFICSCIQKGNSNVKKTPGGLLWFLPWNNLQYTSTAVFVANVYSEYLNAKHAAIQCPGGIVQPKDLADLAQSQVDYILGSNPGGTSFMVGFGTKYPTQVHHRAASIVSIKKDAAPVSCKGGFDSWFNNNSPNPNVLDGAIVGGPDENDAYTDSRSNYQMAEPATVSTAPLVGVLAKLA; encoded by the exons ATGGCTTCCAGCAAAGTCTTTGGTTTGCTTTGCATGTCTGTGTTTCTATTGACTCATAATTCAGTGCTTGCTTCATTTGACTATGGGGATGCTCTCACCAAGTCTTTGTTGTATTATGAGGCTCAACGATCTGGAAAGTTGCCTCCAAACCAAAGGGTGCAATGGCGTGGAGATTCTGGGCTTAAAGATGGAAGTGATGCTGGT GTTGATCTTGTGGGAGGATATTATGATGCTGGGGACAATGTCAAGTTTGGATTTCCCATGGCATTCACAATCACAATGCTTTCATGGAGTACTATAGAATTCGGGAGCAAACTTGAAGCCAAGAGTGAGCTCTCAAATGCATTGGATGCCATCAAATGGGGCACTGATTATTTGATCAAGGCACACGCTGCGCCAAATGTCCTCTATGGCGAAATTGGCGATGGTGATTCTGATCATGAATGCTGGCAGAGACCCGAAGACATGACTACTCCGCGGACCACCTTTAAGATCGACGAGCAGCATCCGGGAGCTGACCTTGCTGGTGAAACCGCTGCTGCTTTGGCTGCTGCTTCCATTGCTTTCAAGGATAAAGACTCTAAGTATGCGTCTGAACTTTTGACCCATGCTAAAGAG CTATTCGAGTTTGCTCGTGATCACTCTGGTGTTTATCAGAATAGCATTAATGTAGCAGGAAAATTCTACTCCAGCAGTGGATATGAG GATGAACTATTGTGGGCTGCTGCCTGGCTTCATCGTGCCACCGATGAAAAAACATACCTGGATTATCTTGGTCAAGCAGGTAATACTGGTGGTGCAAGAACTGTGTTCTCTTGGGATGACAAGTTTATTGGTGCACAAGTGCTTGTTGCAAAG CTTGTGTTGGAGGGCAAGGTGGAGTCTTCAGGCACATGGAGCCAATACAAGAGCCAGGCTGAGCAATTCATTTGCTCTTGCATTCAGAAGGGCAACAGCAATGTGAAGAAGACTCCTGGTGGGTTGTTGTGGTTTTTGCCATGGAACAATCTTCAGTACACTTCAACTGCTGTGTTCGTCGCAAATGTTTATTCTGAATACTTGAACGCCAAGCATGCCGCCATTCAATGCCCTGGAGGCATTGTCCAGCCTAAGGATCTTGCTGACTTGGCCCAATCACAG GTGGATTATATCTTGGGTTCAAACCCCGGTGGCACGAGTTTCATGGTTGGATTTGGGACAAAATATCCAACTCAAGTGCACCACAGAGCAGCATCCATTGTCTCCATCAAGAAAGATGCAGCTCCTGTTTCATGCAAAGGTGGCTTCGACTCATGGTTCAACAACAACTCACCAAACCCTAATGTACTGGATGGAGCAATTGTCGGAGGCCCGGATGAGAATGATGCTTACACAGATTCAAGATCAAACTACCAAATGGCTGAACCAGCAACTGTTTCCACAGCTCCACTTGTTGGCGTTCTCGCCAAACTCGCTTGA